TTGAAGGCGGCCATGCTGTCCGGCGTGGTGCGTGGCGTGTCGGATAACGTGCACCTGCGCTCGCTCGGAACGGATGCGCGGTGCGCGCTGAGCCCGGAGCTGCTGGAGAAGGCCATCCGCGAGGACCTGGCCGCGGGCCGTCAGCCCTTCTTCGTGTGCGCGTCGCTGGGCACCACCTCCTCGGGGGCCATGGACCCGCTGCCCGCCCTCCAAGGGGTGTTGGAGCGGACGGGCTTCACCGGCTCGGGCGGCTGGCTGCACGTGGACGCGGCCTGGGCGGGCTCCGCGCTCGTCTGCCCCGAGCACCGGGACATGCTGCGGGGGCTGGAGGACGTGGACTCCTTCGCCTTCAATCCGCACAAGTGGCTGCTGACCAACTTCGACTGCAACGCCTTCTACACGCGAGACCGCAAGGCCCTGCTGGAGGCGCTCAGTGTCATGCCGGAGTACCTGCGCAACGCGGCCACCGCGAGCGGCGCGGTCATCGACTACCGCGACTGGCAGGTTCCGCTGGGCCGCCGCTTCCGCGCGCTGAAGCTGTGGTTCGTGCTGCGCCACTATGGCGCCAAGGGGCTGCGGGCCTACATCCGCGAGCACGTGCGACAGGCGGAGCTGTTCGCCTCCTGGGTGGAAGCGGACGCACGCTTCGAGCTGGCCGTGCCGCGCTCGCTGGCCCTGGTGTGCTTCCGGCTGCGGCCGAGGCCGGGCGAGGAGTCCGCGGCCACGGACGCGCGCAATCGCCAGCTGCTGGAGCGGCTGAACGCGAGCGGGAAGGCCTTCCTCACGCACACGGTGCTGCCCGGGGTGGAGGGTGCGCCCGCGCGCTACGTGCTGCGCATGGCCATTGGTTCGTCGCGCACCGAGGAGCGGCACGTGCGCGCGGTCTGGGAGCAGCTCGTGGCGCTCACTGATTGATGAGCGGTTGCAGCACGCCCAGGCGCTCGATGTCCTGGCGCATGGCCGAGCGCACCGCGTCGATGATGGCCTCGTCGGAGAAGTTCTTCACGAGGACCATCCCGGGGGTCACCAGGGAGAGCGCCTGGTCGAGCTGGCGCCGCAGGTGTTCGGGGGTGAGGAGGGTGAGTCCGAAGCGGCGTCCGTCCTTCAGGCGGACCATGATGTCCAGACTGTCGCTCTGACTCGTGGCGAGCTCCTCGGCGACCAGCACCGAGGCGATCTGCCCATCCTTGATGTCGAGGGTGCGCATGGTGGCTCGACTGTAACCGCCCGCCGGCCAGGGGAGGGGGCTCGGGGTGGGGCTCCCGTCCACCGGTTCACCATCCGGCCGGGGATGCCGACGCCGAGGAGACGGTATAGGTTCAGGTCACGGGAGGAACGCCTGAAGTCACCTCGGAGGCCCACGAAGGAAGAGCTCCTCGCCGCGGTGGGGAGGACGATGCCGGATCTGCTCGGTTCCGGGCTGAAGGTCCTCTTCTGCGGCATCAACCCCAGCGTGTACTCGGCGGTGGTGGGCTACCACTTCGCCAGACCGGGCAATCGCTTCTGGCCGGCGCTGCATGCCTCGGGTTTCACGGACCGGTTGCTGGCACCCCACGAGCAGGACGAGCTGCCACGGCTCGGGCTGGGCATCACCAACGTGGTGGACCGGGCCACCGTCTCGGCGGATGTCCTGACGGCGGAGGAGCTCGCCGAGGGCGGGCGGAGGCTGGCGGCGAAGGTGCGGCGCTACCGTCCCCGGTACCTGGCGGTGCTGGGAATCGGCGCCTGGCGCACGGCCTTCCGACACCCCGGGGCCTCGCTGGGGCTACAGCCGGAGTCGCTGGGCGAGACGCGCGTCTGGGTGCTGCCCAACCCGAGCGGGTTGAATGCCCATTACACACCGGCGGCGCTGGCGCGGCTGTTCCGCGAGCTGCGCGGGGTGGTGGAAGGCGGCTAACCGCGGACTCCGAGCGCCTGGTCCATGGCCTCGTGGAAGTAGCGCAGGCCCTGCTCGAAGCGGGCCAGCCGCAGGGAGGCGTTGGCGCCCGAGCGCAGTCCGCGTTGGATGGACTCGCCCATGCGGATGTCCTCGTGCACCGCTTGCAGCAGGATGTCGACGTTCTTGTCCCAGTACCGGGTGGCCTTCTCGCTGGTGGGGGCCTCGGGGATGAGCGTGAAGGTGCGCAGCTCCGTGCGATCCAGATCCACCGGGTACACGGTGGTGACGGTGACGTGGTCCGGCTGCACCAGCAGCAGCGTGTTGGGGAAGACGAAGTAGAGGATGTTGGCGTGCATGCGCAGCCGCCACTCCTCCTCGGGTGTCCCCACCAGGTCGCGCACGGTGCGTTTGGGGAAGACGCAGCGCAGGTGTGGCGACAGCCGGTCCACCAGCCCCATGTTGTCGATGAAGAGCGGGTAGATGGAGGTCCGGTGCGCGTGCTTCACGTGGTAGGCCTCGAGGAAGATCTCGATGGCCAGCTTCCAGTTGAGTCTCAGCTCGAGCCGCTGGGGTCGGTACACCACATGGGTGTGCAGCCCGTAGCTGGAGAGCTCGGCGGCGACGGGGGCGAGGAAGCAGTCGGCGGCGAAGCGCGAGTCCTTGCGGCCCTGGGCCCAGAGGAAGCCGAAGCGCTCGGCGAGGGACACGCGCACCAGCCCCACGTTCTCGGAGGGGCGGCTGGGGAAGCCCACCTCGTGTGGCACGGCGCGCAGGCTGCCCTCGGTGTCATACGTCCAGCCGTGATAGGGGCAGACGAAGGCGTGCTTGTGTCGGCCGCACGCCTCCTCCACCAGCCGGGTGCCCCGGTGACGGCAGACGTTGAGGAAGGCGACGGGCTCGCCCGAGGGGGTACGGCAGATGAGCAGCGGCAGGCCGCTCACGTCATGGGTGAGGTAGTCCCCGGGCTCCGGCAATTGCGAGACGTGTGCCACCAGCAGCGGGCGGCGCTGGAAGAGGGTCTCCCGCTCGGCCTCCAGCCGGTCCGCGCGCAAGTAGCTCTCCACGGGAAGGCGGGACTCCTCGGCCTCCATCTGTGTGGTGCCCGTACGCAGGTGCTCCTGGATGCGGCGGATGAGCTCGACCTGGGTCGTGTGATCCATGCACTGACCTCCCCCTGGGCTGCTGAGGGTAGTCCACCTACATCGGGCCCATGCAAGTGATTCAGGGCCTCTCATTCCCTGAGGGAATGACGGGGAGTGCGAGGCATGGCGAAGATGGGTGACGCGCGGAGTGCGGCCCCATTAGGACCGCGCTGGGTGTCGATCATTCGTCACTCGACAGGAGATCACCCGGCCGGTAGATGCGCCGCCACATCATGAGCTCTTCCATCCACGTCCTGGAGCATCTGTTTTCCGCGGAGGGTTTCACGCCTGAGCAGAGGCGGCTGTGGCTGGTCGCGCTGGAGCGGCTGCTCGTCCCGGCGGGCGTGGGGCATGAGTCGGCGGTGCTCGCGGAGAAATGGGGGCGGATGAGCGCGCTGGATGATGGGCGCCGAGTGGACCCGCGCGAGCTGCCCGTGAGGGGCGAGAGCCTGGACGTGGTGGTGGAGCAGTTGCTGTTCCTGATGAAGGGGGCGCCGTCCGGGGTGAACCTGCCCGGGCTGCTCGGCGCGGTGTCCGCGGTGCTCGCGAGCGGTGGTGGGGCGCGGCAGGAGGAGGGCCTGCTGGCGGATGAGGCGCAGTCGCGCGTCGTCGCCATGGTGGCGCGGGTGGTGGGCTACGACGCCGAGCGGAGTCAGGGCTTCACCGTCTGGGGTGCGCGCGCGGCGGTGCTGGCGGGGTTGCGCATGGCCATCGCGAGGCAGGCTCCCACGGCCCGGAGGAAGGGCGTGCCGCGCAACCTCTACTGCTTCGCCTCGGAGGCGGGGCACGAGGCCCTGAGCGAGGCGGTGGAGACCACGGGGATTGGGGGCTACCACCTCATCCGCGTGAGGACGCGCAAGGATGGCGCGATGGATCCGTCGGATCTGCACGACAAGATGCGGGCCGTTGCTTGCGGTGGGGACGTGCCCGCCTATGTGGTGGCGACCACCGGCAGCGAGGGCGCGTGCGCCCTGGATGACCTGCAGGAGCTGCGTGAGGTGGCGGACAGCCTCACCACACGCCATGGGCTGAGGCCCGTGCACCTCCATGCGGACGCGGCGTGGGGCGGGCTCTATGGCGTCTTCAACGACTATGACTTCCAGGCCAACCCGCTCGGCTTCGAGCCCCTGGTGTTGGAGGCGCTCGC
This is a stretch of genomic DNA from Archangium violaceum. It encodes these proteins:
- a CDS encoding pyridoxal-dependent decarboxylase — encoded protein: MSDAREGAVPHLSSEEFRRLGHRMVDWIADYWSRLESFPVRAAVAPGEVMAKLPEHPPEEGLGGEAGWESVFRDLENVVLPGITHWQSPSFFAYFPANASGPAVLGELLSAGLGVQGMLWSTSPAATEMETRVLDWLAELTALPASFRSDSGTGGGVIQGTASEATLVAMVAARERVRARLGREAELVAYTSTQAHSSVLKAAMLSGVVRGVSDNVHLRSLGTDARCALSPELLEKAIREDLAAGRQPFFVCASLGTTSSGAMDPLPALQGVLERTGFTGSGGWLHVDAAWAGSALVCPEHRDMLRGLEDVDSFAFNPHKWLLTNFDCNAFYTRDRKALLEALSVMPEYLRNAATASGAVIDYRDWQVPLGRRFRALKLWFVLRHYGAKGLRAYIREHVRQAELFASWVEADARFELAVPRSLALVCFRLRPRPGEESAATDARNRQLLERLNASGKAFLTHTVLPGVEGAPARYVLRMAIGSSRTEERHVRAVWEQLVALTD
- the mug gene encoding G/U mismatch-specific DNA glycosylase, giving the protein MPDLLGSGLKVLFCGINPSVYSAVVGYHFARPGNRFWPALHASGFTDRLLAPHEQDELPRLGLGITNVVDRATVSADVLTAEELAEGGRRLAAKVRRYRPRYLAVLGIGAWRTAFRHPGASLGLQPESLGETRVWVLPNPSGLNAHYTPAALARLFRELRGVVEGG
- a CDS encoding aromatic ring-hydroxylating oxygenase subunit alpha, with translation MDHTTQVELIRRIQEHLRTGTTQMEAEESRLPVESYLRADRLEAERETLFQRRPLLVAHVSQLPEPGDYLTHDVSGLPLLICRTPSGEPVAFLNVCRHRGTRLVEEACGRHKHAFVCPYHGWTYDTEGSLRAVPHEVGFPSRPSENVGLVRVSLAERFGFLWAQGRKDSRFAADCFLAPVAAELSSYGLHTHVVYRPQRLELRLNWKLAIEIFLEAYHVKHAHRTSIYPLFIDNMGLVDRLSPHLRCVFPKRTVRDLVGTPEEEWRLRMHANILYFVFPNTLLLVQPDHVTVTTVYPVDLDRTELRTFTLIPEAPTSEKATRYWDKNVDILLQAVHEDIRMGESIQRGLRSGANASLRLARFEQGLRYFHEAMDQALGVRG
- a CDS encoding pyridoxal-dependent decarboxylase, which translates into the protein MSSSIHVLEHLFSAEGFTPEQRRLWLVALERLLVPAGVGHESAVLAEKWGRMSALDDGRRVDPRELPVRGESLDVVVEQLLFLMKGAPSGVNLPGLLGAVSAVLASGGGARQEEGLLADEAQSRVVAMVARVVGYDAERSQGFTVWGARAAVLAGLRMAIARQAPTARRKGVPRNLYCFASEAGHEALSEAVETTGIGGYHLIRVRTRKDGAMDPSDLHDKMRAVACGGDVPAYVVATTGSEGACALDDLQELREVADSLTTRHGLRPVHLHADAAWGGLYGVFNDYDFQANPLGFEPLVLEALAHIRTRVRHLHLADSVGLDFRWLGRASYPAGLFLLRDGVDLHSVGLRALETGGALALHAQLRALGLDGHRRLLADVLRSERVIRRGLGLGLSGVSAGAETRRRSGTDQVANQASGLPLEVMTFSGARAPLARPRN